The Cervus elaphus chromosome 32, mCerEla1.1, whole genome shotgun sequence genome window below encodes:
- the LOC122688044 gene encoding 10 kDa heat shock protein, mitochondrial-like, whose translation MAGQAFRKFLPLFDRVLVERSAAETVTKGGIMLPEKSQGKVLQATVVAVGSGSKGKGGEIQPVSVKVGDKVLLPEYGGTNVVLDDKDYFLFRDGDILGKYVD comes from the coding sequence ATGGCAGGACAGGCATTCAGAAAGTTTCTTCCCCTCTTTGACCGAGTATTAGTTGAAAGAAGTGCAGCCGAAACTGTAACCAAAGGAGGCATTATGCTTCCagaaaaatcacaaggaaaagtATTGCAAGCAACGGTGGTAGCTGTTGGATCAGGCTCTAAAGGAAAGGGTGGAGAGATTCAGCCAGTTAGTGTGAAAGTTGGAGATAAAGTTCTTCTCCCAGAATATGGAGGCACCAATGTAGTTCTAGACGACAAGGATTATTTCTTATTTAGAGATGGTGACATTCTTGGGAAATATGTTGACTGA